One Setaria viridis chromosome 3, Setaria_viridis_v4.0, whole genome shotgun sequence DNA window includes the following coding sequences:
- the LOC117847498 gene encoding osmotin-like protein yields the protein MASALAFVIVLAASTCASTATTLTIHNLCPHPVWPLVTPNSGLPSISDNTARLDTNALLSLSFPATFWAGRVAARTGCDAAASGCWTGAAPPATVVQVTVHDGGSSQDRAAYSVSLVDGFNVPTVVTPHAAAGGQCPALGCAVDLNCDCPPAQRAADGVACRGPPGYFKSRCPLTRTTPTDVEPVPQSCRAPGEIKIVFCQTTIVTGGAAAADAEAMVIRSVVADS from the coding sequence ATGGCCAGCGCCCTCGCCTTCGTTATTGTCCTCGCCGCCAGCACCTgcgcctcgacggcgacgacgctgACCATCCACAACCTCTGCCCGCACCCGGTGTGGCCGCTGGTGACCCCGAACTCGGGCCTCCCCTCCATCTCCGACAACACGGCGCGCCTGGACACCAACgcgctcctctccctctccttcccggCCACCTTCTGGGCCGGCCGCGTCGCCGCGCGCACGGGCTGCGACGCAGCGGCGTCGGGGTGCTGGACGGGCGCCGCGCCCCCCGCCACCGTCGTGCAGGTCACCGTCCACGACGGCGGCAGCAGCCAGGACCGGGCCGCCTACAGCGTCAGCCTCGTGGACGGCTTCAACGTCCCCACGGTGGTCACCCcgcacgccgctgccggcgggcAGTGCCCGGCCCTCGGCTGCGCCGTCGACCTCAACTGCGACTGCCCGCCCGCCCagcgcgccgccgacggcgtcgcGTGCCGCGGCCCGCCGGGGTACTTCAAGAGCCGGTGCCCGCTCACCAGGACCACGCCCACCGACGTCGAGCCCGTCCCGCAGAGCTGCCGCGCGCCTGGGGAGATCAAGATCGTCTTCTGCCAGACGACCATCGTcactggcggcgccgccgccgcagacgcCGAGGCGATGGTCATCCGCTCCGTCGTCGCCGACAGCTAG
- the LOC117847497 gene encoding importin subunit beta-1 — protein sequence MSLDVTQVLLSAQSADGAIRKHAEESLKQFQEQNLPGFLLSLSTELANEEKPEESRRLAGLILKNALDAKEQHRKSELFQRWLALDAGAKAQIKGLLLQTLTSPVASARSTASQVIAKVAGIEIPQKQWPELIGSLLSNIHQVQPNVKQATLETLGYLCEEVSPEAVDQDQVNKILTAVVQGMNASEANSDVRLAATRALYNALGFAQVNFSNDMERDYIMRVVCEATQSPEVKIRQAAFECLVAISSTYYDKLATYMQDIFNITAKAVRGDEESVALQAIEFWSSICDEEIDILDEYSSEFTADSDVPCYYFIKQALPALVPMLLETLLKQEEDQDLDEGAWNLAMAGGTCLGLVARTVGDDIVPLVMPFVEENITKAEWRQREAATYAFGSILEGPSADKLAPLVNVALNFMLSALMKDPSNHVKDTTAWTLGRIFEFLHGSALETPPIITAENCQQILTVLLHSMKDVPNVAEKACGALYFLAQGYVDAGSASPLSPFFQDIVQNLLMVTHREDAGESRLRTAAYETLNEVVRCSTEETAPIVMQLVPVIMMELHQTLEAEKLSTDEREKRSELQGLLCGCLQVIIQKLGGMESTKYSFLQYADQMMDLFLRVFACRNATVHEEAMLAIGALAYAAGANFAKYMPQFYQYLEMGLQNFEEYQVCAITVGVVGDLCRALEDKILPFCDGIMTQLLKDLSSNQLHRSVKPPIFSCFGDIALAIGENFEKYLIYAMPMLQSAADLSAHTTATDDEMLDYTNQLRNGILEAYSGILQGFKSSPKTQLLMPYAPHILQFLDALYNGKDMDDTVMKTAIGVLGDLADTLGVHAGPLINQSSSSKAFLEECLASDDPQVKESADWASIAITRAVSG from the exons ATGTCACTCGATGTTACGCAAGTTCTCTTAAGCGCGCAATCTGCTGATGGCGCCATTAGGAAGCATGCTGAAGAAAGCCTCAAGCAGTTCCAGGAGCAAAATCTTCCAGGATTCTTGCTCTCCCTCTCAACTGAGTTGGCCAATGAAGAGAAACCTGAGGAGAGCCGAAGGTTGGCTGGGTTGATTCTTAAGAATGCACTGGATGCAAAGGAGCAACACAGGAAGAGTGAGCTTTTCCAGAGATGGCTGGCACTGGATGCTGGTGCCAAGGCGCAAATTAAAGGATTGTTGCTGCAAACTCTTACATCTCCTGTTGCTAGTGCCAGATCTACTGCTTCTCAAGTTATCGCCAAGGTTGCTGGTATTGAGATTCCGCAGAAGCAATGGCCTGAGCTTATAGGATCATTGCTCTCAAACATACATCAGGTCCAGCCAAACGTCAAGCAAGCAACGCTTGAGACGCTTGGCTATTTATGTGAGGAAGTTTCCCCAGAGGCTGTCGACCAAGACCAAGTCAACAAGATCCTTACAGCTGTTGTTCAGGGTATGAATGCTTCTGAGGCGAACTCTGATGTGAGGCTTGCAGCTACACGGGCATTGTATAATGCATTGGGCTTTGCTCAGGTTAACTTCTCGAACGACATGGAGCGTGACTACATTATGAGAGTTGTTTGTGAAGCAACTCAGTCTCCGGAAGTGAAGATAAGGCAGGCTGCCTTTGAGTGTTTGGTGGCTATCTCATCTACTTATTATGATAAGCTGGCCACCTATATGCAGGACATATTTAATATCACTGCAAAGGCTGTGAGGGGAGATGAGGAGTCAGTTGCACTTCAGGCTATTGAGTTTTGGAGTTCCATATGTGATGAGGAAATTGACATTCTGGATGAGTACAGTAGTGAATTTACAGCTGATTCTGATGTTCCTTGCTACTATTTTATCAAGCAGGCTCTTCCTGCCTTGGTACCGATGTTGTTGGAGACTCTTCTGAAGCAGGAGGAAGACCAGGACTTGGATGAAGGTGCTTGGAATCTTGCAATGGCTGGGGGAACTTGTTTGGGCCTGGTGGCAAGGACTGTTGGAGATGATATTGTTCCTCTAGTGATGCCTTTTGTGGAGGAGAACATAACCAAGGCTGAGTGGAGGCAAAGAGAGGCTGCAACATATGCTTTTGGCTCTATCTTGGAAGGCCCATCAGCTGATAAACTGGCTCCTCTTGTAAATGTTGCATTGAACTTCATGCTGTCCGCATTGATGAAGGATCCAAGTAACCATGTTAAGGACACAACTGCTTGGACTCTTGGAAGGATCTTCGAGTTTCTTCATGGCTCAGCGCTTGAAACTCCTCCAATCATTACGGCCGAGAACTGTCAGCAAATACTTACTGTGCTGCTTCACAGCATGAAGGATGTGCCAAATGTGGCTGAGAAGGCATGTGGAGCCCTCTATTTCCTTGCTCAAGGCTATGTTGATGCTGGATCTGCGTCGCCATTATCCCCTTTCTTTCAAGATATTGTTCAGAACCTTCTTATGGTTACTCACAGGGAGGATGCTGGAGAGTCCAGGCTGCGCACGGCAGCTTATGAGACTCTAAATGAAGTTGTCAGGTGCTCCACTGAGGAGACAGCCCCTATTGTTATGCAGTTGGTACCTGTCATCATGATGGAACTGCATCAGACTCTTGAAGCCGAAAAGTTGTCAACTGatgagagggagaagaggagcGAACTGCAGGGCCTCCTTTGTGGCTGCCTGCAGGTCATTATCCAAAAGTTGGGAGGGATGGAGTCAACCAAGTACTCTTTCTTGCAGTATGCAGATCAGATGATGGATCTATTTTTGAGAGTTTTCGCTTGTAGGAACGCCACAGTGCATGAGGAGGCTATGCTTGCTATTGGTGCATTGGCATATGCAGCTGGCGCAAACTTTGCAAAGTACATGCCACAGTTTTATCAGTATTTGGAGATGGGACTTCAAAACTTCGAGGAGTACCAGGTATGTGCCATTACCGTGGGTGTTGTGGGTGACTTGTGTAGGGCACTTGAAGACAAAATTTTGCCCTTCTGCGACGGTATCATGACCCAGCTCTTGAAGGACCTATCCAGTAACCAGTTGCACAGATCTGTAAAGCCACCGATATTTTCATGCTTTGGGGATATTGCACTGGCAATTGGGGAAAACTTCGAGAAGTATCTGATCTATGCCATGCCAATGCTGCAAAGCGCAGCTGATCTATCAGCACATACTACtgctactgatgacgaaatgcTTGACTACACCAACCAGCTTAGGAATGGCATCTTGGAAGCCTACTCTGGTATTCTTCAGGGATTCAAGAGCTCACCTAAGACACAACTTCTGATGCCGTATGCCCCACATATTCTTCAGTTCCTTGACGCTCTGTACAATGGCAAGGATAT GGATGATACTGTGATGAAAACTGCAATTGGTGTCTTGGGAGATCTGGCCGACACATTGGGCGTTCATGCTGGCCCTTTGATCAATCAATCCTCCTCGAGCAAGGCGTTTTTGGAGGAATGCTTGGCATCAGATGATCCTCAGGTGAAAGAATCAGCTGATTGGGCAAGTATAGCAATCACCCGTGCAGTTTCCGGTTGA